A portion of the Thalassotalea sp. LPB0316 genome contains these proteins:
- a CDS encoding PepSY-associated TM helix domain-containing protein — MKSFNKTNRKIHKWGSIIIALPILLVIVSGLLLLVRKEFAYLQPPTQKGVAITPSISFERILEQVKTVEQAQINNWQDIDRLDVRPSKGITKVRSKNQWEVQIDNQTGEVLQVAYRRSDFFESLHDGTFFFDNANLWLMLPSGIVLFVLWLTGMYLFIQPYVKKAKKSRKNS; from the coding sequence ATGAAGTCGTTTAATAAAACCAATCGAAAAATTCATAAGTGGGGTAGCATTATCATTGCGCTACCTATTTTGCTGGTGATTGTCAGCGGGCTGCTATTGCTAGTGAGAAAAGAGTTTGCTTATCTGCAACCGCCAACGCAAAAGGGCGTTGCGATAACCCCAAGTATTTCGTTTGAACGCATACTTGAACAAGTTAAAACCGTTGAACAAGCGCAGATTAATAACTGGCAAGATATTGACCGACTAGATGTGAGGCCCTCTAAAGGTATTACTAAGGTACGCTCGAAAAATCAATGGGAAGTGCAAATCGATAATCAAACGGGAGAAGTCTTACAAGTAGCCTACCGGCGTTCAGACTTTTTTGAGAGCTTACACGATGGCACATTCTTTTTCGATAATGCTAACTTGTGGTTAATGTTGCCAAGTGGCATCGTTCTATTTGTTTTATGGCTAACGGGTATGTACTTGTTCATTCAACCATACGTAAAAAAAGCCAAAAAAAGTCGCAAAAATTCATAG
- a CDS encoding TonB-dependent receptor plug domain-containing protein, translating to MKTPAIILPVLVNLAVCASVPALGQNNNSEVERIAVTGSRYQKQLVTSNNQQLIEQDIVIQPNSLADWLADVPGVSLNGQGGQFQSYSIRGFSKARIKTEINGTPILTDRRAGNSVAFLPNEFIDTIDVRKGPSASYYGSDAMGGVVSAQLKHFDGTFLQANYQPNNDAKSLVAGYGNERFSIGGGYQDANNNTAPNGDKLNTSFDKRFAIASLKQSGQAYELTANAFMSQARNIAKSSSQYPDERITEYPFDDHVLVNVSLDHRAFGRWQIGLHDQAWQSDILRVQTRQNITDYQAKTYHLLWQDDFVGIFGVDTSHSDFALAGTWGVEWTKRADVNIYEREYSIGGDAIAEGEVVNAEQNNYAIFVHQYGQFNDWSWGLSGRVDKLKQWQQTTGNKVDDNYFSASFSVNKSFSQHLNFQAEVGNGFRFASLSERYFNGETPRGTIIGNQDLLPEESVGGQLGVTYHLNHAISVDLNAYRYWVDHYIERIELDEQTLSYTNVDSAEIYGAEASIEWQQNTQFVHRVHFQYNRGTSENGSSLNDLNPDDVSWHSIWQWRNWRVSNQLGYRFAKHAFGSAERELESAFLWHVNGQYQVSNNWQINVYLQNLTNELYRATADQDAPWQPERSIAISVKYQR from the coding sequence TTGAAAACCCCAGCGATTATTTTACCTGTGCTAGTAAACTTGGCTGTATGCGCCAGTGTGCCTGCGTTAGGGCAAAATAATAACTCAGAGGTTGAGCGAATAGCTGTAACGGGCAGTCGCTATCAAAAGCAATTAGTGACTTCTAATAACCAGCAACTTATTGAACAAGATATCGTTATCCAACCTAATTCACTGGCTGACTGGCTTGCTGATGTACCGGGAGTCAGTTTAAACGGACAAGGTGGTCAGTTTCAAAGCTATAGTATTCGCGGGTTTAGCAAAGCGCGGATTAAAACTGAAATAAACGGTACACCGATATTAACCGATCGGCGAGCAGGCAATTCTGTCGCATTTTTGCCTAATGAGTTTATCGATACTATTGATGTTCGAAAAGGGCCAAGCGCTTCTTACTATGGTTCAGATGCTATGGGGGGCGTTGTCAGTGCTCAGCTAAAGCACTTTGACGGAACATTCTTACAAGCTAATTATCAGCCAAATAACGATGCTAAATCACTTGTAGCTGGGTATGGTAATGAAAGGTTTAGCATCGGAGGCGGGTATCAAGACGCTAATAACAATACAGCGCCTAACGGTGATAAACTCAACACCTCCTTTGACAAGCGCTTTGCCATAGCTTCACTTAAACAAAGTGGGCAAGCCTATGAATTAACTGCCAATGCTTTTATGAGTCAAGCACGGAATATTGCAAAAAGTTCATCGCAATACCCCGATGAACGGATTACCGAGTACCCATTTGACGATCACGTTTTAGTCAACGTTTCTCTCGATCATCGAGCATTTGGTCGATGGCAAATAGGCCTGCACGACCAAGCTTGGCAGTCAGATATTTTAAGGGTGCAAACACGTCAAAATATCACCGATTATCAAGCCAAAACCTATCATCTATTATGGCAGGATGATTTCGTTGGTATATTTGGCGTTGACACAAGTCATAGTGATTTTGCTTTGGCAGGGACGTGGGGTGTAGAGTGGACAAAACGTGCAGATGTAAATATTTACGAGCGTGAATACTCTATTGGCGGTGACGCAATCGCCGAAGGTGAGGTGGTGAATGCAGAGCAGAATAATTACGCTATTTTCGTTCATCAGTATGGCCAGTTTAATGATTGGTCATGGGGCCTGTCAGGCCGAGTTGATAAACTCAAGCAATGGCAACAAACAACAGGGAATAAGGTTGATGACAATTATTTTAGTGCCAGTTTTTCTGTTAATAAATCATTTAGCCAGCATCTTAATTTTCAGGCCGAAGTTGGCAATGGCTTTCGCTTTGCAAGCTTAAGTGAGCGTTATTTCAACGGCGAAACGCCGCGCGGCACTATCATAGGTAATCAAGACTTGTTACCAGAAGAAAGCGTTGGTGGGCAATTGGGAGTAACTTATCACCTAAACCACGCTATTTCCGTCGATCTCAATGCTTATCGCTATTGGGTTGACCACTATATCGAGCGCATTGAGCTGGATGAACAAACCTTGAGCTACACAAACGTTGACAGTGCTGAGATATATGGTGCAGAAGCCAGTATCGAGTGGCAACAAAACACTCAATTCGTGCACAGAGTACATTTCCAATACAATCGGGGAACGTCAGAAAATGGTAGCTCGTTAAACGATTTAAACCCAGATGATGTATCATGGCATAGTATCTGGCAATGGCGCAATTGGCGAGTGAGTAATCAATTGGGTTATCGCTTTGCTAAGCACGCTTTTGGTAGCGCAGAACGAGAACTTGAGAGTGCGTTTTTATGGCACGTAAATGGCCAATATCAGGTCTCGAATAACTGGCAAATTAATGTGTATTTGCAAAACTTAACCAATGAGCTATATCGGGCAACCGCAGATCAAGATGCTCCATGGCAACCTGAGCGCAGTATTGCGATTAGTGTTAAATATCAAAGATAA
- the prsT gene encoding XrtA/PEP-CTERM system TPR-repeat protein PrsT, with protein MSISIALSPALITYSPFSHSQNQSELTTGGFAHSLYEKANSAYQQGDINTAVIHVKNALQQDSNNLPARLLFGQILLEYGELAAAEDQYRVALSLNADKSIVITPLAQSLLLQSKFSSILADITIGPYPRDINTLVYVYRAKAYSGLANLEEAKFNYQQALVIDEANIDALLGLSTIAKKQNEPIKAKQFLTQAKAIAPDEPYIAFFEGEQLRHDFKLDDALVAYNEAIALKNDYTDARRARATIHLDQNNLALAKADIEFLLAEIPNDPFSQLLHGLYLAKTNQSIEAKNLIAKTSEQFSQLDPETIDQFAPLALVYGYSQFLQGNLQNATTSLNSYLQKNPSSKQAREILAEIAIERKQYDLASDLLQPVAVDQLSNRSAHIMLRSLIETQRYNQALTLIDQLPDSIRQTPAMVNLHAVVLVKSGNAEQAIDLLTQKQSSAQGVAKNQAMLILGYNYLNQTFNQEALAIAQNLESSLVSENKPLTITELNFIGSAYLVNGDDNSAEQYFERALTIDKNDEVVKRNLAQLYLKNSEYAKAQLLIEQMLGLNPNNLNVLPLYGELLKRQNDTLAALAIFEQINQLAPDNLKNKYQLANAYLATNQADKAIDTANDINRLESLSPFALIVKAKANLLKNDNEQAARSLRIAFGLYTEDADKLVEIAKLQLAARDILSVEKSIATISTLDPNHRALHYLKVTLLEATGDVSGALALLQKQKQQTSDYYSIEANLMLKLYQDENALSSARKAYQLSPTIDNHQLMVRCLLLTKDYSGVYKQFEQWLSANPNDWQSWRKLANLYEQHGLSNDAIKSYQQAIEINSKDVFSLNNLANLLIEQEAYAQALNLAQTAHQYAPLEAKINDTYGWALVHNNRAQEAVNYFRESLARDHNNATTRYHLGIALQKLNRRDEALTELYQALSLSPNEDVKALIQQAIDG; from the coding sequence TTGAGCATTTCGATTGCGCTATCACCAGCCCTAATAACTTATTCACCGTTCTCACATAGTCAGAATCAATCAGAGCTCACGACTGGCGGCTTTGCCCATTCACTCTACGAAAAAGCGAATTCAGCCTATCAGCAAGGCGACATTAATACAGCGGTGATTCACGTTAAAAATGCGCTACAGCAAGATTCAAACAACTTACCTGCTCGATTATTATTTGGTCAAATTTTACTTGAATACGGTGAGCTAGCAGCCGCAGAAGATCAATACCGCGTGGCTTTATCGCTAAATGCTGATAAATCGATAGTCATCACCCCGTTAGCACAGTCGCTATTGTTACAAAGTAAGTTCTCAAGCATTTTAGCCGATATTACCATTGGCCCCTACCCGAGAGATATCAACACGCTAGTTTATGTTTATCGCGCTAAAGCATATAGCGGGCTTGCGAATCTTGAGGAAGCTAAATTTAATTACCAACAAGCACTGGTCATTGATGAGGCCAACATAGACGCACTATTAGGCTTATCAACGATTGCTAAGAAACAAAACGAGCCAATAAAAGCTAAACAGTTTTTAACACAGGCCAAAGCTATTGCGCCTGATGAGCCTTATATTGCTTTTTTTGAAGGTGAACAACTTCGTCACGACTTCAAGCTTGATGATGCATTAGTCGCTTATAACGAAGCAATTGCACTTAAAAATGACTATACCGATGCTAGACGCGCTCGCGCGACTATTCACCTCGATCAAAACAATTTAGCGTTAGCAAAAGCTGATATTGAGTTTCTATTAGCTGAAATCCCAAATGATCCTTTCTCACAACTGTTACACGGTCTTTACTTAGCTAAAACCAACCAAAGTATTGAAGCTAAAAATTTAATTGCCAAAACATCTGAACAGTTTAGCCAATTAGATCCTGAAACTATCGACCAATTTGCTCCGCTAGCACTGGTCTATGGTTACTCTCAGTTTTTACAAGGCAACTTACAAAACGCAACAACAAGTTTAAATAGCTATCTACAAAAAAATCCAAGTAGTAAACAAGCCCGTGAGATCCTTGCTGAAATTGCAATAGAGCGAAAGCAGTATGACCTAGCAAGTGACCTACTACAGCCGGTTGCGGTTGATCAGCTATCCAATCGAAGTGCTCATATTATGCTGCGCTCGTTAATTGAAACTCAGCGTTACAATCAGGCATTAACCTTGATTGACCAACTCCCCGACAGTATCAGGCAAACACCTGCTATGGTAAATTTACACGCAGTGGTGTTAGTAAAATCAGGCAATGCAGAGCAAGCGATAGATTTATTGACTCAAAAGCAATCCTCTGCGCAAGGGGTAGCAAAAAATCAGGCGATGCTAATTTTAGGTTACAACTATTTGAATCAAACCTTTAATCAAGAAGCCTTAGCAATAGCGCAAAATCTAGAGTCGAGTTTAGTGTCGGAAAATAAGCCATTAACGATAACCGAATTAAACTTTATCGGCTCAGCCTATTTGGTAAACGGTGATGACAACAGTGCCGAACAATACTTTGAGCGCGCACTAACTATCGATAAAAATGACGAAGTCGTTAAACGCAATTTAGCGCAACTTTACCTAAAAAACAGTGAGTATGCCAAAGCTCAATTGCTCATCGAACAAATGTTAGGGCTAAATCCAAATAACTTAAATGTGCTACCGCTTTATGGTGAATTACTCAAACGTCAAAATGACACCTTAGCGGCACTCGCGATATTTGAGCAAATTAATCAATTGGCCCCTGATAATTTAAAAAACAAATATCAGTTAGCGAATGCCTATTTAGCGACAAATCAGGCTGATAAAGCGATTGATACAGCAAACGACATCAATCGACTGGAGTCACTTTCTCCTTTTGCATTGATTGTTAAAGCAAAAGCAAACTTACTCAAAAATGACAACGAACAAGCCGCTCGCTCACTTAGAATAGCGTTTGGTCTATATACTGAAGATGCAGATAAACTTGTTGAGATAGCTAAATTGCAACTTGCTGCTCGAGACATTTTATCTGTTGAGAAATCAATTGCGACGATCAGTACATTAGATCCTAACCACAGAGCATTACACTATTTAAAAGTAACCCTGCTTGAAGCTACTGGCGATGTATCAGGAGCACTTGCTTTACTACAAAAACAAAAGCAACAAACGAGTGATTATTACAGTATCGAAGCGAATTTAATGCTCAAATTATACCAAGACGAAAACGCGTTAAGCTCAGCTCGAAAGGCTTATCAGTTAAGTCCAACAATTGATAACCATCAACTTATGGTTCGCTGTTTATTATTAACTAAAGATTATTCAGGGGTGTATAAACAATTTGAACAATGGCTTAGTGCAAACCCAAATGACTGGCAATCTTGGCGTAAATTAGCCAACCTCTATGAGCAGCATGGGCTGAGCAACGATGCAATAAAGAGCTATCAACAGGCAATAGAGATCAATAGTAAAGACGTATTTAGTTTAAATAATTTAGCTAATTTATTAATAGAGCAAGAAGCCTATGCCCAAGCGTTAAATCTCGCGCAAACAGCACATCAATACGCACCGCTTG
- a CDS encoding enoyl-CoA hydratase-related protein — protein MKPLPKLSDATLTLANNIATLTLNRHDVRNALTGTALIDDLAATAQWINCEQSIAVLIITGQGSAFSAGGNIKDMANQAGDFGGDVKILMDKYRQGIQKIPLAMQSIEVPIIAAVNGPAIGAGFDLANMCDLRIASSKAKFGETFSSLGLIPGDGGAWFLQRIIGYQQAAELTFTGRVIEADEAKSLGIVLEVVEPERLLTRANQLAEQIAANPTMAMRMTKRLMKMAQRMELPDFLSMCAAFQGMCHHDQAHLEAVEAMLAKISK, from the coding sequence ATGAAACCTTTACCTAAGTTGTCTGACGCAACGTTAACGCTAGCCAACAATATTGCAACGTTAACCCTCAATAGGCACGATGTTCGAAATGCCTTAACGGGCACGGCATTAATTGACGATCTAGCTGCTACAGCGCAGTGGATCAATTGCGAGCAATCGATTGCGGTGTTAATTATTACCGGCCAAGGCAGTGCTTTTTCTGCTGGTGGCAATATTAAAGATATGGCTAACCAAGCTGGTGATTTTGGCGGTGACGTAAAAATCTTAATGGATAAATATCGCCAAGGTATTCAGAAAATCCCACTTGCCATGCAAAGTATCGAAGTGCCGATTATTGCTGCGGTTAATGGGCCAGCCATCGGTGCTGGTTTTGATCTCGCGAATATGTGTGATTTGAGAATAGCCAGCTCAAAGGCTAAATTTGGCGAAACATTCTCGAGTTTAGGCTTGATCCCTGGTGATGGTGGCGCGTGGTTCTTACAACGCATTATCGGTTATCAACAAGCCGCAGAATTAACCTTTACTGGTCGTGTGATAGAGGCTGATGAAGCTAAATCATTAGGCATTGTGCTTGAGGTAGTTGAGCCTGAACGGTTACTAACTCGCGCTAATCAGCTTGCTGAGCAAATTGCCGCAAATCCGACAATGGCGATGCGCATGACCAAACGACTGATGAAAATGGCGCAGCGAATGGAATTACCTGATTTCTTGTCAATGTGTGCTGCATTTCAAGGTATGTGCCATCACGACCAAGCTCACCTTGAAGCTGTTGAAGCGATGTTAGCTAAAATATCGAAGTAA